The following proteins are encoded in a genomic region of Paenibacillus sp. FSL H3-0469:
- a CDS encoding FMN-dependent NADH-azoreductase — protein MSNVLFIKANNRPAEQSVSVQLYNEFLSSYKETHPQDQITELDLFAEQLPYYDNTLITGVYKAAQGFEATPEEAAGAALVKKYLDQFLAADKVVFAFPLWNMTVPAVLHTYIDYLNQAGTTFKYTAEGPVGLLTGKKAAVLNARGGVYSEGPAASAEMAVNFIMGNLNFWGFKETTQVIIEGHNQNPDKSADIIASGLQLAKTAAASF, from the coding sequence ATGTCGAATGTACTGTTTATCAAAGCTAATAACCGCCCTGCCGAGCAATCCGTAAGTGTTCAGCTCTACAACGAATTCCTGTCCAGCTACAAGGAGACTCATCCGCAGGACCAGATCACTGAACTCGACCTGTTCGCTGAACAGCTTCCTTACTACGATAACACTCTGATCACTGGTGTATACAAAGCCGCTCAAGGCTTCGAAGCTACTCCTGAAGAAGCAGCAGGCGCAGCACTTGTGAAGAAATATCTGGACCAGTTCCTGGCTGCTGACAAAGTAGTATTCGCCTTCCCGCTCTGGAACATGACCGTTCCGGCTGTACTGCACACTTATATCGATTACTTGAACCAGGCTGGAACTACCTTCAAGTATACTGCAGAAGGTCCTGTAGGACTCTTGACTGGTAAAAAAGCAGCTGTTCTGAACGCCAGAGGCGGCGTGTACTCCGAAGGCCCGGCCGCAAGTGCTGAAATGGCTGTTAACTTCATCATGGGCAACCTGAACTTCTGGGGCTTCAAAGAAACTACACAGGTAATCATCGAAGGACACAACCAGAACCCGGACAAATCCGCTGACATCATCGCTTCCGGCCTGCAACTGGCTAAAACTGCAGCAGCATCGTTCTAA